A genomic window from Streptomyces sp. NBC_01429 includes:
- a CDS encoding IclR family transcriptional regulator: MVLKPEPTAPFHSVRYVLRVLETVSKYGGGVTDTRIARESGLPAAHLAPLLSMLRREGYVEQIPDGAYVIGDSLALLGSGTDRRQALAARLQDGLGELRDEIGAAVYVSRYVDGEIRVTEVADGPLTPAVNEYVDFRATGHASAIGKCLIGQLDRDGRKDHLTRHRIARFTSRTITSERLLLSRLDGHPPTMPVLDLQEYALGTICAAVPLTAGSTVGCLALSLPLEQMHRLRAAAETLNRRAAPLALALTI; encoded by the coding sequence GTGGTGCTGAAGCCGGAACCGACCGCGCCGTTCCACTCGGTGCGCTACGTCCTGCGCGTCCTGGAGACCGTTTCCAAGTACGGCGGCGGGGTGACCGACACCCGGATCGCCCGGGAGAGCGGACTGCCGGCCGCACACCTCGCCCCGCTGCTGTCGATGCTGCGGCGCGAGGGGTACGTGGAGCAGATCCCGGACGGCGCCTATGTGATCGGTGACTCGCTGGCCCTGCTCGGCTCGGGCACCGACCGGCGCCAGGCGCTGGCCGCCCGGCTCCAGGACGGCCTCGGCGAGCTGCGCGACGAAATCGGCGCGGCGGTCTACGTCAGCCGGTACGTCGACGGCGAGATCCGGGTCACCGAGGTCGCGGACGGTCCGCTCACCCCGGCGGTCAACGAGTACGTGGACTTCCGGGCGACCGGCCACGCCAGCGCGATCGGCAAGTGCCTGATCGGCCAATTGGACCGCGACGGCCGCAAGGACCATCTGACCCGCCACCGGATCGCCCGGTTCACCTCGCGGACGATCACCAGCGAGCGGCTGCTCCTCTCCCGCCTCGACGGCCACCCGCCGACCATGCCCGTACTCGACCTCCAGGAGTACGCGCTCGGCACCATCTGCGCGGCGGTCCCGCTGACGGCGGGCTCCACCGTCGGCTGCCTGGCACTCTCCCTCCCGCTCGAACAGATGCACCGCCTGCGCGCGGCGGCCGAGACGCTGAACCGCAGGGCGGCCCCGCTGGCACTGGCGCTGACGATCTAG
- the ehuC gene encoding ectoine/hydroxyectoine ABC transporter permease subunit EhuC — protein MTAGLWTNWVLPGIWITVQLTLYSAALATFVAFTVGTARTHRSRFVRFLAGFYTEIFRGTSALVLMFWLFFVMPGLFGWALVPMWAAVLALGLSYGAYGAEVVRGALNSVAPAQREAGIALNFTPWQRLRLILLPQAVPEMIPPFSNLLIELLKGTALVSLLGVADVSFAAYLVRLATQESAQIYSITLVIYFVLAFLLARGMRVLERRTKAGIGITTTPGGAR, from the coding sequence ATGACCGCCGGCCTCTGGACCAACTGGGTGCTCCCGGGAATCTGGATCACCGTCCAGCTCACCCTGTACAGCGCCGCGCTGGCCACCTTCGTGGCCTTCACCGTGGGGACGGCCAGGACCCACCGTTCGCGCTTCGTCCGCTTCCTCGCGGGCTTCTACACCGAGATCTTCCGGGGCACTTCGGCCCTGGTGCTGATGTTCTGGCTGTTCTTCGTCATGCCGGGCCTCTTCGGCTGGGCCCTGGTCCCGATGTGGGCGGCGGTGCTCGCGCTCGGACTGTCGTACGGGGCGTACGGCGCCGAGGTCGTGCGCGGCGCGCTGAACTCCGTCGCGCCGGCGCAGCGTGAGGCCGGGATCGCCCTGAACTTCACCCCCTGGCAGCGGCTGCGGCTGATCCTGCTGCCGCAGGCGGTGCCCGAGATGATCCCGCCGTTCAGCAATCTCCTCATCGAGCTGCTGAAGGGCACCGCGCTGGTCTCCCTGCTCGGCGTCGCCGATGTGTCGTTCGCGGCCTATCTGGTGCGGCTGGCCACCCAGGAGAGCGCGCAGATCTACTCGATCACGCTGGTGATCTACTTCGTGCTCGCCTTCCTGCTCGCCCGGGGAATGCGGGTGCTGGAACGCAGGACCAAGGCCGGGATCGGCATCACCACCACGCCGGGAGGTGCCCGATGA
- the ehuA gene encoding ectoine/hydroxyectoine ABC transporter ATP-binding protein EhuA, whose amino-acid sequence MSAETVSAENVSAENANELIRFDNVTKRFGKNTVLDDLCFSVQPGKHVTLVGPSGSGKTTILRLLMTLVKPDEGTITVNGEKLFPADNKHVREVRKNIGMVFQQFNLFPNMNVLRNVTEAPVRVLGLGKDEAEERGRELLDLVGLGDRCAARPTQLSGGQQQRVAIARALAMRPRILLLDEVTSALDPELVAGVLDVLRDIAHTTDITMLCVTHEMNFARDISDDVMMFDSGKVIESGPPEKIFTDPEHERTREFLSAVL is encoded by the coding sequence TTGTCCGCTGAAACCGTGTCCGCCGAGAACGTGTCCGCCGAGAACGCCAACGAATTGATCCGGTTCGACAACGTCACGAAGAGATTCGGCAAGAACACCGTCCTGGACGACCTCTGTTTCTCCGTACAGCCCGGAAAGCACGTCACCCTGGTCGGCCCGTCGGGATCCGGGAAGACCACGATCCTGCGGCTGCTGATGACCCTGGTGAAACCGGACGAGGGAACGATAACGGTCAACGGCGAGAAGCTGTTTCCCGCCGACAACAAGCATGTGCGGGAGGTACGGAAGAACATCGGCATGGTCTTCCAGCAGTTCAACCTCTTCCCGAACATGAACGTCCTGCGCAATGTCACCGAAGCCCCGGTACGGGTGCTCGGCCTGGGCAAGGACGAGGCCGAGGAGCGCGGTCGCGAGCTGCTCGACCTGGTCGGTCTCGGCGACCGCTGCGCGGCCAGGCCCACACAGCTCTCGGGCGGCCAGCAGCAGCGGGTGGCGATCGCCCGCGCGCTGGCGATGCGGCCGCGCATCCTGCTGCTGGACGAGGTCACCTCGGCGCTCGACCCGGAGCTGGTGGCCGGGGTGCTGGACGTCCTGCGGGACATCGCCCACACCACGGACATCACGATGCTCTGCGTCACGCACGAGATGAACTTCGCCCGGGACATCTCGGACGACGTGATGATGTTCGACTCCGGCAAGGTCATCGAGTCCGGCCCGCCGGAGAAAATCTTCACGGACCCGGAGCACGAACGTACTCGCGAGTTTCTCAGCGCGGTGCTCTGA
- the ehuD gene encoding ectoine/hydroxyectoine ABC transporter permease subunit EhuD, translating to MNWDWSAVADFMPRFWDGLLLTLQVLVLGSVLSFTLGLVWAIGFRAPTRFIRWPVNVLTEFIRNTPLLVQLFFFFFVLPEWGVQFSGLTTGTIAIGLHYSTYTAQVYRAGIDAVPAGQWEAATALSLPVGRTWLAVILPQAIRRIVPALGNYVISMLKDTPLLAGISVLEMLQQSRLESAATFQYTEPLTVVGVAFILIAYPASLLMRALERRLVR from the coding sequence ATGAACTGGGACTGGTCCGCTGTCGCGGATTTCATGCCGCGTTTCTGGGACGGCCTGCTCCTCACCCTTCAGGTGCTGGTGCTCGGCTCGGTCCTCTCGTTCACCCTCGGTCTCGTCTGGGCGATCGGATTCCGGGCGCCGACGCGTTTCATCCGGTGGCCGGTGAACGTCCTCACCGAATTCATCCGCAACACCCCGCTGCTGGTGCAGCTTTTCTTCTTCTTCTTCGTGCTGCCCGAATGGGGGGTGCAGTTCTCCGGACTGACCACGGGCACGATCGCGATCGGGCTGCACTATTCGACGTACACCGCGCAGGTCTACCGCGCGGGCATCGACGCGGTGCCGGCCGGGCAGTGGGAGGCGGCCACGGCGCTGAGCCTGCCGGTGGGCCGGACCTGGCTGGCGGTGATCCTGCCGCAGGCGATCCGGCGCATCGTGCCTGCGCTGGGGAACTACGTCATCTCGATGCTGAAGGACACGCCGCTGCTCGCCGGGATCAGCGTGCTGGAGATGCTCCAGCAGTCCCGGCTGGAGAGCGCGGCCACCTTCCAGTACACCGAGCCGCTGACCGTCGTCGGCGTCGCCTTCATCCTCATCGCCTATCCGGCTTCTCTTCTCATGCGAGCCCTGGAGCGTCGTCTTGTCCGCTGA
- a CDS encoding DUF3830 family protein yields the protein MTDRFVTVSLDKRGVRCTAKLLDDRAPVTCAAVWEALPLGSDVYHAKYARNEIYALFPAFAAEEPPLENPTVTPIPGDLCYFTFSDTELGTSSYGYDTKAVTARRTTVDLALFYERNNLLINGDMGWIPGIVWGTVVDGLDRMAEACQDLWRAGAIGETLSFRRE from the coding sequence ATGACCGACCGATTTGTGACTGTGTCGCTCGACAAGCGCGGGGTGCGTTGCACCGCGAAACTCCTGGATGACCGGGCTCCGGTCACCTGCGCGGCGGTGTGGGAGGCGCTGCCGCTCGGCTCGGACGTCTACCACGCGAAGTACGCGCGCAACGAGATCTACGCGCTGTTTCCGGCCTTCGCCGCCGAGGAACCGCCGCTGGAGAATCCGACCGTGACCCCCATCCCCGGAGATCTGTGCTACTTCACCTTCTCCGACACCGAGTTGGGCACCTCGTCGTACGGATACGACACGAAGGCCGTGACCGCCCGCCGCACCACCGTCGACCTGGCCCTCTTCTACGAGCGGAACAATCTGCTGATCAACGGCGACATGGGGTGGATCCCCGGCATCGTCTGGGGCACGGTGGTCGACGGCCTCGACCGGATGGCCGAGGCGTGCCAGGACCTGTGGCGGGCGGGCGCCATCGGCGAGACGCTCAGCTTCCGCCGGGAGTAG
- the ehuB gene encoding ectoine/hydroxyectoine ABC transporter substrate-binding protein EhuB produces the protein MASPPEHHRERTTKRSIGRRSLLLGTAVLGAAGALGTAGCAKIPSGDTLARLKSQRTVRLGIAGEAPYGYVNDQGDFTGEAVELAKIIFKRLGVANVQPVATDFSSLIPGLNSQQFDVVSAGMYINADRCKQVIFADPEYQMLDSFLVRTGNPKGLHSYQDVVRTKAKFATGTGYAEIEYAISAGVPEKEIVILQDPVAGLNAVESGRVDVFAGTALTGREVVKKSRKAEATKPFAPLVDGEKKVDGGGFAFRPTDTGLRDAFNVEIHKMKKSGELFRVLKPFGFTESEMTTLTAEELCA, from the coding sequence ATGGCTTCACCTCCAGAGCACCACAGAGAAAGAACCACAAAACGGTCCATAGGGCGACGATCTCTGCTGCTGGGCACGGCGGTACTGGGCGCGGCGGGGGCGCTCGGAACCGCCGGCTGCGCGAAGATCCCCTCCGGTGACACGCTCGCCCGGCTGAAATCGCAGCGCACCGTGCGGCTCGGCATCGCGGGCGAGGCTCCGTACGGCTACGTCAACGACCAGGGCGACTTCACCGGCGAGGCCGTGGAGCTGGCGAAGATCATCTTCAAGCGGCTCGGCGTCGCCAACGTGCAGCCCGTGGCCACCGACTTCTCCTCGCTGATACCCGGGCTGAACTCCCAGCAGTTCGATGTGGTCTCGGCCGGGATGTACATCAACGCGGACCGGTGCAAACAGGTCATCTTCGCCGATCCCGAGTATCAGATGCTCGACTCGTTCCTCGTCCGTACGGGCAACCCCAAGGGTCTCCACTCGTACCAGGACGTGGTGCGGACCAAGGCGAAGTTCGCCACCGGCACCGGCTACGCCGAGATCGAGTACGCGATATCCGCCGGCGTCCCCGAGAAGGAGATCGTCATCCTCCAGGACCCGGTCGCCGGGCTGAACGCGGTCGAGTCGGGCCGGGTGGACGTCTTCGCGGGCACCGCGCTCACCGGCCGCGAAGTGGTGAAGAAGAGCCGCAAGGCCGAGGCGACGAAGCCGTTCGCCCCGCTGGTGGACGGCGAGAAGAAGGTCGACGGCGGCGGCTTCGCGTTCCGTCCCACGGACACCGGCCTGCGCGACGCCTTCAACGTCGAGATCCACAAGATGAAGAAGAGCGGAGAGCTGTTCCGCGTCCTGAAGCCCTTCGGCTTCACCGAGTCGGAGATGACGACGCTCACCGCAGAGGAGCTGTGCGCATGA